The following proteins come from a genomic window of Salvia hispanica cultivar TCC Black 2014 chromosome 4, UniMelb_Shisp_WGS_1.0, whole genome shotgun sequence:
- the LOC125223576 gene encoding chaperone protein dnaJ 11, chloroplastic-like: MASTSFTLPSKQFPRRFAAIPPPHSPINLRRSLRVSAGYATAERARTASCYDVLGLDAGATFQEIKSAYRRLARTLHPDVRGGGGDAAGEFIRVHAAYATLSDPEKRAVYDNTLSWRPAAASAAAAMRRGRSWETDQCW, translated from the coding sequence ATGGCATCCACATCCTTCACCCTCCCCAGCAAGCAATTCCCCCGCCGATTCGCCGCGATTCCGCCGCCGCATTCTCCGATCAACCTCCGGCGCTCGCTCCGCGTCTCCGCCGGCTACGCCACCGCCGAGAGAGCCAGGACGGCGTCGTGCTACGACGTGCTAGGGCTCGACGCCGGCGCGACTTTCCAGGAAATCAAATCCGCCTACCGGAGGCTGGCGCGGACTCTGCACCCCGACGTCcgcggtggcggcggcgatgCGGCCGGCGAATTCATTCGAGTGCACGCGGCGTACGCCACGCTCTCCGATCCGGAGAAGCGCGCGGTGTACGACAACACTCTGTCCTGGCGGCCGGCGGCTGCTTCCGCCGCGGCGGCGATGCGGCGGGGGCGGTCGTGGGAGACTGATCAGTGCTGGTAA
- the LOC125218351 gene encoding thaumatin-like protein 1b: MGKLYFHILFLIISNSFIAEVYSSAKFTIVNKCQFTVWPAIWSSTGSSPPPTTGFALHTGESRIVNAPSSWAGRFWGRMHCSEDPPGNFSCLTGDCGSGKVECGSAAAAAIPVTLAEFALDTFNGMDFYDLSLVDGYNLPILVAPHGRNCSETECGADLDSECPPELRVTSAGGEQVACRRPCEPFKTQRYCCSESLAACKPTLYAQAFKRACPQAYSYARDDGNTTFTCTGADYNITFCPPRDVSKKSSPGAGGSNTTIDGHMVYEGAVEVSSAPATYRRRGGNVAVELSLLLLVVNTFRVGPFTG, from the exons ATGGGAAAGCTCTACTTCCATATTCTATTCCTTATTATCTCTAATTCCTTTATAGCCG AAGTGTATTCATCAGCCAAATTCACAATCGTAAACAAATGCCAGTTCACAGTGTGGCCAGCCATTTGGTCCAGCACCGGAAGCTCTCCCCCCCCCACCACCGGCTTCGCGCTGCATACCGGCGAATCCAGAATCGTCAACGCGCCGTCGTCCTGGGCCGGCCGATTTTGGGGGCGCATGCACTGCTCCGAAGATCCGCCCGGGAATTTCTCCTGCCTGACCGGCGATTGCGGATCAGGAAAGGTCGAGTGCGGCAGCGCCGCCGCGGCGGCGATTCCGGTGACTCTGGCTGAGTTCGCACTCGACACCTTCAACGGGATGGACTTCTACGACCTGAGCCTCGTCGACGGCTACAACCTTCCGATCCTGGTGGCGCCGCACGGCAGAAACTGCAGCGAGACGGAGTGCGGCGCGGATCTGGACAGCGAGTGCCCGCCGGAGCTGCGCGTGACGAGCGCCGGAGGGGAGCAGGTGGCGTGCAGGAGGCCCTGCGAGCCGTTCAAGACCCAGCGGTACTGCTGCAGCGAATCACTGGCCGCGTGCAAGCCGACGCTGTACGCGCAGGCGTTCAAGCGCGCGTGCCCGCAGGCGTACAGCTACGCGCGTGACGACGGAAACACCACCTTCACCTGCACCGGCGCCGACTACAACATCACTTTCTGCCCCCCGCGTGACGTTAG TAAAAAATCTTCGCCGGGCGCCGGTGGCAGCAATACAACGATCGACGGCCACATGGTGTATGAAGGCGCGGTGGAAGTGAGCTCTGCGCCGGCCACATATCGCCGTCGTGGCGGCAATGTTGCGGTTGAGTTATctttactactactagtagtaaatACTTTTCGAGTGGGCCCATTTACGGGTTAG